A single genomic interval of Stieleria maiorica harbors:
- a CDS encoding CaiB/BaiF CoA transferase family protein yields the protein MSQTEALAGIRILDFSHVYQGPVGTQILADYGADVIKVERPGNGDWSRSWGPFSKDVSMPFANLNRNKRSITVDMKQDEGKALILKLVEKADILVHNFRKGVMEKLGFGYDELKAVNPGLIYATSSGWGDAGPYADRGRAGHDMMARAEAGWFTFYDDEKTPIPGGISIDYAAGLNLMVGILTALAHRLRTGEGQFVSTDLLSVAFHAHAWDAASQLNGEKIDRPAAVGGTEAAIDKAFKTLDGFIEISPVFSDNALRDISAAMALGDLSLKDEFRTEDLQVANRDKLNDILASEFLKKTTSQWMDSLESQGVLCARINNFQDAANDPQIACNNMIVSMEDSEVGELRMLGTPVRLKATPPQLKSFPPKLGQHNRAVAAELGYTEDEITDLFKKGVLANEN from the coding sequence ATGAGCCAAACGGAAGCATTAGCAGGAATCCGCATCCTGGACTTTAGCCACGTCTACCAGGGCCCCGTGGGAACACAAATTCTTGCGGACTACGGTGCCGACGTCATCAAGGTCGAGCGTCCGGGCAATGGTGACTGGAGTCGGTCATGGGGACCGTTTTCAAAAGATGTCTCCATGCCGTTTGCCAACTTGAATCGAAACAAGCGATCGATAACCGTCGACATGAAGCAGGACGAGGGAAAAGCTCTAATCCTCAAATTGGTCGAGAAAGCAGATATCCTTGTCCACAACTTTCGCAAAGGAGTCATGGAGAAGCTTGGCTTTGGCTACGACGAGTTGAAGGCGGTCAACCCAGGTCTCATCTATGCGACATCAAGCGGATGGGGCGATGCTGGGCCATATGCCGATCGAGGCCGCGCGGGGCATGACATGATGGCCCGAGCCGAAGCGGGTTGGTTTACGTTTTATGATGACGAAAAAACTCCCATCCCTGGCGGGATCAGTATCGACTACGCCGCAGGCCTCAATCTGATGGTCGGTATTCTCACCGCCCTGGCCCACCGACTTCGCACCGGGGAAGGGCAATTTGTTTCAACCGACTTGCTCAGCGTTGCGTTCCACGCCCATGCCTGGGACGCCGCTTCGCAACTGAACGGCGAAAAGATCGACCGACCCGCTGCCGTTGGCGGGACAGAAGCGGCGATCGACAAAGCGTTCAAGACGCTCGATGGATTCATCGAAATATCGCCCGTCTTTTCCGACAATGCTTTGCGAGACATCTCAGCGGCGATGGCTCTTGGAGACCTCTCGTTGAAAGACGAGTTCCGAACCGAGGACCTACAAGTCGCCAATCGCGACAAACTGAACGATATTCTGGCATCGGAGTTTTTGAAGAAGACCACTTCGCAATGGATGGACTCACTCGAGAGCCAGGGAGTCCTCTGTGCCCGCATCAACAACTTCCAAGATGCCGCGAACGATCCTCAAATCGCTTGCAACAACATGATTGTCAGCATGGAAGATTCTGAAGTGGGTGAATTGCGGATGCTTGGGACACCCGTGCGTCTTAAAGCGACACCGCCCCAGTTGAAGTCGTTCCCTCCCAAGCTTGGACAACACAACCGAGCCGTCGCTGCAGAGCTTGGGTACACCGAAGATGAAATAACCGATCTCTTTAAAAAGGGCGTGCTGGCGAATGAGAACTAA